In the Drosophila teissieri strain GT53w chromosome 3R, Prin_Dtei_1.1, whole genome shotgun sequence genome, ttaatcaaGCTGCTTGCAGCACTGCCTCACCTCCCCCGCGCCCGCAGCTCCACCCAAATAGCAGCAACTTCATTATAAAACGACATGAGGCATCCACCCAGACTCCCCTTATCCCCCTTCTCCATCGAAATCGGGcattagccaaaaaaaaactagagaagaaaagaaacaaattaacTTTGGCTTGGCAACGGACAACCATTTCAGCCTTGTCTTCTCTTGTCTCTCGGattttttcttggctttttcACCGCCTTTGGCCCCTCGTCTTGGCCAGAAGCAGCAGCTTGACAGCGAGACAGACAGATTGGGAAAAAAGACTGAGGTTTTCACACCACCAGCCGTTTTCATTACGAAATTTTTGAGGCATTCGTCATAGGGAATGCATTTAGAAACAGCATAGAGAGACGAAAATAAGCTTCTTATGCTCCAAATGCattagttttcaatttctttatTTCGGTTCTGTTTTTGACTTAGCTCCTCGACTCGCTTTCCCACACGCTGTCAATACacaaaaaagttttccaaCAGCTTTTCGCAAATGCAGAGGAAGGAAGGAGATCTCCGATTTCAACTTTTACTTGTGCGCTGAGTAAAGACGAATTTTGACAGTTGGTTAATTAGAAAACTGTCGAAATGAGTTTGGCGTTGAAGTTTATGAAGCTCAACGCAAGTGCAAGATAATTCGAAGCGGAAATACTCTTACTTACTTATAAGAAAACTACAGAGTGTACAGTATCCTTTGGGAAGATAGTCATACCATAGCAAGGTTTCCCTTTGGTTTGGCTACATTAATTTTCATCATGCTTAGTCATATTAACACACCACTTCATTCCCAAGAAAATCGAACTGAAATCAAGCGTAATAGAaagtaacatttaatttcataatttaaaatCGAGAGGCCTACAACAAAGTGCTGCTGGATATTGACCATGATTTGGCCTGCACTTTgggccagccacgcccccttggtGTTGTAATTAATTGACGGCGTCGGGTAAAAGGGAAATCTGGGAAAGCCCCTCGATATATGTTATGTGTGCAAACATAAAACAATTATCGCAGCAGCATTTTATGGGAATGGAAAAGGGGGGGCAGCTGGAGAAGGAAAATACCCTAGAGCCGTGTCGATGAAGAAAGGCCATGAACGAAGAGAGAGAAAAATCGAAAGACTAAAGCCAAACTAAATCAGAGCGACAACTATCACTTTGAGCCAAGTATTTTCTATATGCACAACCCGAACAACTTTTACCCGAAAAGgttgttttcaaatttcgccgctgttgttgttgttgttgcaacaAGCACCATGCCACATTACCTTTCGCTCGGATTGGCCTCTTCCTccctgccgctgctgctgctgctcctttctTTCTAGCACTCAGCAGTCAACCCTCACCCATCCCCCTCGATGTACATTAGTTTTTGTCATCATCCTGGACGGGAGAAGCCCAGGCTCCGTGGACTCCTCCAACTGGGAGCCACCTGCGCACTCCCAGCTCCACCTGGCTGACTCGCTGGTCGACTGGCTGACTAGCTGACCAGCGGTCTTGTTTTGTCGCCGATCTCCAGACTTGGTCAACATTTGCCTGGGGCGCCTGGTGTGTGAAAGGTTTTCCAGTGATCCGGCGTTCAAATGAGGCAGGGGATTGGAGGGCAGCGGTGCGCCCAGATTGGTCCATTCGATTTGGCTCATATTTCAAACAGAGCCAAGCTATTAAGTGCCCAGGAAAATTGCAAACCAAGTTTTGTGTGGCACTACACACCAAACATAGACACTTGATACGATTTTCGTTGCCTATATTTCCTAATCTGTTCATACCAATAAAACAGTCACCTTAAAGCTCAGTTCTTTTTCAAATTCAAGCAATAGTCTTGGCATTTAATAGCTCCAGTCAAAGGAGAACCACTGAAATAGCGTCGTTCTGGCGGCGAAAATGGGTTAATTGCGAGTTAGCCCATTGACTGGAGGATTCCAGGGAAGCCAGACCACAGACCGCGCCGCGCGTCCACAGTGCGTGTGGAAAGTAAGTGGCCGAAACCAGCTCAAACGGAAGCCATGCCAAAATAAACTGCGACACTTACCGGGTACAATAATGCTGGTGGGGATGGAAATGTGTGTACAACCTGTGGGCCATTAAAAGAGCAAAGCTTCCCAATTTGGTGACCTTTTTTGTGCTATTCGCTGCTTTTAGCCGGCGTGTGGATGGTAATTAGTCTTAGTCTAGGCCCGGCTATCTGGCTAACTGGGTAGCTGGCTAACTGGCGGCCATTAAGATGGTCGGCATATCTTGCCCGCTTTGGCAATAAGTGCATGGATATTGTGCCCGAATGCCGCATGTGGCATGGGCCAAAGTCAAACGCAACTTTCGCTTTCCATTTGATCGGGCCGCATTCGGTTAGTTGGTAAGTTGTAAGTTGGTAAGTTGTAAGTTCACATGCATGGCCTAGCCGGCGGCTTAActgtttaaataattattactTGTTCGTCACTTGCGCAAAAATTGCCCATTTACCGTTGCTTTGTTAGTTTTTCCTCTCAACCCTGCCggtccaaaaaccaaaaaaaaaaaaataaaaaaaagaaggaaaacagaaaaacatgaaaaaaagATCcgacaaaaaataataaaaacaaagcagGAGAAACAAGTCTTTGTCAAAAAAGAAAgagttgaaaaaaaaagaagagttTCACGCTCCGCTGGCTATGCTAACAAGCACGAAGACATTTTAATAAGAACACTTTGCACACGGGGGCCAGGTCTTATAAATAGAGTGTGCGACAGTTATGATCGCAATTACCCCACACACCAACCCAACCCGaactgcgattgcgattgccaGTGCGAGTGCTAGCTATGCCAGTGATTTCCCCACGCGACGCCACTCGCCGAGCTCCACTACACTGGAAAGTAATTCATTAGGAAGAGATCAATATAACAGATCTCAGATTCCAAAGGATCTGGATATGAAATTGATATTAAAGCACTTCCCATTGTACATGTAATGCAAGGAAGCTAGTACTACATCAATACGATATCATTACTACACACCTCAAGTTTGAATAACTTAACTACACCTTCCGTAACTCATCACTTACTCCCAGGTTACTTTAGGTTCTACTTATAATCTGATGAAAACACCGAACCTTTGTCATGCAGCATTGATTTCCGTGTTGCACACGCTGTGGTTTTTCGCTCCGTGTAGTTAAATTGCCTCCCCCTTGCACCTGTCCGCTCGTCGGGCAGTTCACACACTTGCGGCGGCCGTTTAACGGTTGTTTTGCCTTTGCGGCTGCGCTTTGGACGCCTTGTCATGTTCGGAGGGCCAAGAAGAGTTGGGCCCAGAAGAAGCCGCCGTGTAGTGTAGTGTGGTATAATTAATTAGGCGCAGCCGCAGTAACAGTcgccgcaacagcaacagcagcaaccttCCTCTTCCGTCGGGGGCACGCAAATTGGGTTGCACTTTCTAGCAGGAAGACGACGACGCACCTTCAGCTGCGCGCAcccacttttccccttttccgcTGCACTCAATTCAATTCTAGCCCCGTAGAAAGTTTTAATACCCGAAATGAATGCTAAACTGGGAATTGCCCCTATTATTTATGCTCATTGTTTGTGGCGCCCCAAACACTTTGGCTTTGTTTAAGCCAACAGTAATCGGTCGTAATTACACTGCAATTTGGTTAATTATCACAAAAGTGTAACAAAAGTAGCTGGACTCTCACGACGACTCTCACTTTCCGGCGAAGAAGAGAAGTGCGTGCCGCATGCCGCGCAGTTTGCAGATGGTGCATAAAAACGCAATCTTTTAGCCCACTGAAAGCCcgctgatttgattgacgCCCCGAGGAAGGCGACTCGCAGTGGTAAACTAGCCTAGCAAttgcaatagcaatagcaatagcaaatGGCCAAGAGAGCGGGCAAAAGCAAATGTTGACAAGTGAATGGTCTTTGGCTTTCCGAGCCTAGGGGCAAATCCATCCACCGCCAGGAGATGGAAGTTAAGTTGCAGCAGAAGCTGGAGAAGTTGGTAGCATCCACAGTTCAGCTAACTGTTGCAGAGTTTAATTGACGTCTCATGCTGGCGGCGGTAAAATGCATTCGCAGAAACCTCAGATACACTCGGATAGCCCGGCCGCAGCCTTCGACGGCTGACAGTGCGGTTCACGTGTGCAAGACAGCCAAGAGCTTGGCCAAATTAAAAGATCAAATGTCTGTCTGTATGGCGGGGATGAAAGAAAAGGGGAACAATTTAGTATCAGGTATAAAACTGTGCCTTTTAATGCCttcataaatataattcaaattctcgtaaattattttaacacaCTCTTAAACTTTGTGAGAAtgtacattattatttttcccccTGATACTTTAAACAATTATTACAGCACGTATTTTCGCTCAGTCCTGCTGCGTTGTCTGGgccaattttaataaacaaccATTACCCGCAGCGCTGTGGCATCGTTTGGGCCTTACAGCTCCGTCCGGCACTGTAGCTGGTGGGGTTTTGGGCAACGTTGCGTGGACGGCGacggactgactgactgacttcACTGACTTGACTGAGTACTGAGCAGTGAGCACTGAGTGGCTGGTGAATGCCACAAAGCAtaacatttttggccagcCTTTTGTCTCGGCTGCAATTCTTTATGCCAGGGTTTCCACTTAATTGCGATGCAGCTGGAGCtagagctggagctggaggatggAAGATGCATCTTGGCGTGACTTCTAATGCCCATTGAGTGCTCACCCAGCCAGCTCCGTCTTAAACTCGATGAGTGCAGTTCCTCCGCCTCCTTCTCTGCCAACTCCAagtccaactccaactccttTGCCATTTCCAGCCGCAGTGATGATGATTAGACACAGACATTAACTGCATTTCCCCGCGCTTAAGCTCGATGTGTTTTCCACAACGGCGAGCGTGTGGAAATTTGTGAATTATGCACTGTGCCATATCAATTACCGAGCGTAAAAGAATGAGCTTGTAATTAATGAGTctccccttttcccttttttttttttcttgcagGGTGCTGAGGCCTCCGGGCGGCGGATCGAGCGACATCTTTGGATCGGAGATGCCGCAGACCCCCAGGACCGTAAAGAATCGCATGGCGTCCAACATATTCGCGGCCGAGAAAGATAATGGAGTGAAAAACAACGGTAAGCTTGAGGTCTAACTACCACCCCATATCCACCccatatttgtatatgtatgtgatgTGTGATCCCTAGCAATCAAAAgatcaaaaatgaaaatcaaatcaaccTTAGTTGCTTGCTCTATCATTTGATTGGGAAATTGTGCCCATGATGAAAGATGTCCTTAGATAATGCCGTGGATTCTGGTCTATTAAATGCTTATTAAATGTGTATCGTTTTCTTCCCGTTCtcgttcttctttttttccccAACCCCCGCTCTATATCTTTTCTTTTCTACGTATCTTTGCAGTACGACAAGGAGCTCACAGATTCTATTTCATTGGTACTTGAACTATGTCTCTCCTTTCCTAATTCATGTCAACAATTGCACAGAGTCCTTCACCCAGAGTTAACCCAAAATTGTGTTCACTTTGCTTTGTGTTGTCGTCAGTTTTGTGCTAATTTATGTTCCAACGCAAGTTCTCCAGCtgcacagacacagacacagactcCGACACCGACACTCCACTAAACTAAACCCAGAAcacagctcacagctcacCCACTTCCCACAGAAATACTGACCCACTCCGCTCCCACTCGAGAAGTGGCATTCCCAACCGGTTGGCCTGCTTCCTTTTTCCACCTGCTGCCACCTGATGACATTTCGAGCTCAGGCAGATAAAAGCCGAAAAGAACTCAAGGCTGCTCTTCTCATTCAATTTTGGCTAACCTTTgctacacaacacacaacgaAAAAACATGAAATCCTTCcgttttttgcaaatttcatttaacaaATCGAATTTGACTAAAAGataattaaaggtgtaaatTGTATTCCTTTAATGaactaaaagtatataattttgaaattacgcATTGTAtgatttctctcagtgtactTACCCATCCACTGTCCAAATTAAGTACAAGTTTGTGAAACACAattaagaaactaattttaacaTTCTACTCCAACACAACTCCACTAATTTGaacgttttattttctttggtttccccaatttatttgatttctttggatttggatttgttaCTCCCGCAACCGTGATGACCGACCAACCACCAACCGCCGACCACTGATGACCGATGACCGATGATGCACAGGTGATGCACCACGTCGCGGCCAGAAGACCGTCGACTCCCACAATCGGCTGTTTGGGGAACCCGCCCGCCCGATCACCCCCGGCAAGAATCACATGAAGAGCAGCATTCCCTTCGGGCAGAACACAGAGGCCGTTGCCTCCGCCCAGAAGCTGCTGACCACCAATGGCCACTACAACGGCAAGAGCGGATCGGTGTCCTCGGCCTCGTCTTCGGTGTCGTCCTCCACCGAGAACCTCAAGATGAACAGTGGCTCGAGAGCAGGTGAGCATCGTTGTCGTTATCCCCAACTTGGGCTAGGCTAGCAAGTAGTAGTCGCTGGATTTGAACTCGATCGAAGAGCTGAGCTGTCAGGCTGGTGAGCCAGCCAACGACTGGATTTCCATTCAGTACGAGCTTACATCACGTAGTAGCTACACCGATTATATCCAAAGCGCTTGATAACAAAATTGTATCCACCGAAATAAGTTTTGAAATAGGCTCTTCtgcatttataaatttctttatataaatatatatgtatattttttactgcACACGCACGCACTAAAAACGTTAAATCGAATCTCGTATCGAATCAACCGACAAAAACCAATCTTGGCTGTTGAATTGTTTTGCGTCAGTCTTCCGCAATATGAGCAGTGAGTACTTGTAGTGTCCAGTGTCCACTAGGACTCCTCCTCATCCCCGATTCGCTTGCCCCCGCTCCTCGTCCATctccgcccagcagcagcagcagcagcaggaccaGACACCAAAGAAACATCTCAACGCGAATCCTTGTGTCCCCCATCACCGGTCCACATCGAAGTACCGACCCCACCGGCCGACTGCCTGTCCATTGATAATTCGTGCCGGGATAGCGAAATAGGAGACGTGCCGGCCGATAACAGCACATACACAAAGTCCGATCAGGTGAACGAGGCCTGTCAAACTCGCCGAGACTCGGGAAATAATCCCGAACTTCCCCACTCGCTGGACAAGATGGCTGGCGTGGCCAATGTAAAGGAGCCCCTCGGGCTCTGTCCAAACGAAGTTAAAGAAGACGCGCAGGCGTGCTCCAAACTCGATTCTCGCAATCCGATCACGGGCCTTGGTCTCAACGGAGATGGTGTTGGCGGTCTCAAGCCCAAGAAGCTCAAGATTCGAGGTGGGCGTTTGGTGCTGGTTGCCGCTTCCTATGAAATTCCGTTTCCCCAACTCCGTCAGATCATAGCCAATCCCTAAGTACTTTTATTAGTAGCGCCTTAATTCTGTATTCTTTTTTATCAATGAGTTTTAAAGCTTTGGATTTCTTGCCACTTCGATTTTATATACCAGTTTAATTTCCAAATAGTCAAATTTTCTAATGGTATTACTTTATTTCCACAGAGGGCAACCCCGTCACAGGCGAGGGCTACAAAGCCGGAGGCAACGACTTTCACCACCGCCAGGAGTCGTCCAATGGCGGCACTCCGGTGATCAACAAGAACCGCATTCCCCCAGGCGGCTACTCGTCGGGACTCTGGTAATGACAGCCGGAATTGCTCAGATCCCAGCACAAGCAATGAGGGGCCGATGGCGGGACGAGACACCATaagaaaaaccaacaaaagctaaaaaaaaatcatactACCCATATAATATTACGCATAACCCTACCCGCATCCGTATCCAAGAAAAACAGCTCAGCAAATCGAAAGGCAGGCGGGAAAGGATGGCCAACGAATAATTAAGCGAGAGAATAACAATTGCTCAACGATCTGAAGATGCAATGAGCGTCCCAGCTGTATACGCCGACGAGAATTAATCAACCACTTTTAGAGGGCGTCGTTGCACCCAAAACCTATCACTACCAACcaccacaccaccaccaccccatTGCAAATctgtaatttaaattccttAGTTGGTGTAATTCCATGGAACGCGTGTAGTCCCCACAAAAAGAAGAACGCCCACGTTGGAGCATCCGATCCCCTGCCCGCTGCACTTGCATATTATATATGATATTCCGGTTAGGTGGGACGCACACCTACATTATCACCGCGgcggtgtgtgcgtgtgtgtgtgagagaggGAGCGGGAAGCAAGGATGCAAGCGGCGGCGGACGGATGGGGTCCTTCAATCACACctggattttattttagttgctACTACACGccacatatatttatatttataccaaCCGCATTCACACGAACACTCACGAGAACACATACATTATAAACATtgtattacattacattaaatatgtaatttaaaCGGTACGCCAGCACTTTCTAATGTGCACGTACTAATTAAGtgtaaaaatacaaaattcaagCGCGAATATTTGTTCAATAAAAACCTTTCGTACATAACTCAGCCTTTTGTCTTTACTTAAATTAGTGGGCGGGCAGAACATAATGGAACTAATCAGTGCTTTTATGGCATTTTGGACTGAAGTTGTAAACTTGATTTTGGGAATGAagtaaaaattacatttttcgcGCCCATCAGCTTAAATTTTCGATAAACTATCGATTGTCACGTTGCTGGATATCGATGTTCAGAGTCGTAGTCTGGCAACACCGTGCAACGCCGTCACAGTTTATTTGCGGCCCGTAGCTCTGCGACGCCGCAAACAAAATGGCTCTGATTTTTGCAGACAAcaaaaagttttagttttggccGTATTTCCGATGCCCCAGTGGGCTAGAAACCGATGCAAAAGGACCCAGTGAGGTGTGTGCCACTGCAGCACCTGTGAAGATGGAACCTGGTGTGCGCAACACCACAGAAGAGCTCTACCAAGTGAAAAACCAGACAGCCGTCGTTATTGCCAATTGTGGCATATAGGATACGAAAACTAGTTCTCACGCACACGCACCCACACATTGAAGAGCCACTGAAGACGCGAGCTGTCGCAGAAAAGCCTCTTCCCTGTCCGAAAATGGAGGGCATGGATCTGTGGACGTCGATGTTTTCCTCCGACTTCGAGGAAGGTGAGCCGGAGAGCGGGGTGGCGGAATTGGAGGACAGCGAGCAGTACGGGAATGGCAATGATGACTTCCTAGGCGATACGGAGATCCTGGATTCAGGAGATGCCATCGATGACCTGCTGGATGGCGACGATGAAGAGAGGGAAGAGGAGGATGACTACGAAAAGAACTCCAAGGGGCCAAAGGAACCAGATCCCGATGACGATGCGCTCTTTGATTTCAATATGGAACCCATTGTAGATATAGCAGAGCCGCAGCATCAATCGTTGGCCCCGGCAGGACCCATGGGCCACCAAGTGCGTCCCACAATGCAGCGACACTCCTTCCCCGGAACTGTAGGTCGACCCCGATTGGGTCCTGGACTGTCTGTTCGACCCACCACCTCGCAGATCAATGCAACGGACGAAAACGGAGTGCCAATTAACTACGAGTTGGGCGTAGTGTACATATGCCCCGCCTGCGGTGGAGAGTTCAGGCAACAGGACCACTGGAAGCGGCACATGAACCACATCCACAAGTACAACACCCTGCGTGGCCTGAACTTTACGCCGCTGGACAAGCTCTATCAGCGGTGCAGGGAGTGCAATAAGCGGATTGCCATGCACAGCCGGGAGAACCTGCTTAAGCATAAGTTCACGCACCTGCCCTTCAGGTGCACCAAGTGCTACATCTGCAAGCGGGAGTACAAATACAGGTACGGCAATGAGTTACCTATTTAGAGCCTCCTTCTAAATGTTATTCTGTATTAAAGGCAAGATCTAATGGTTCACCTTCGCATGGTCCATTGCGATGAAGTGGTGGCCATGATGCGTGAGGGTTACAATGCGGCCGGACGAAAGACACGGGTTCGAGAATCCCGCAccgagcagctgctgcgggAGAAGAGCTTTCGTGAGAACAATGACCATGGCGAGGATTCTGATCGCATAGAGGTGCGGAATGAGCTGCTAGAACCGGATGCCGATGATTCTGGCACCCAGGAGCAGGCCTTGTCGGAAGAAGTAACCAAGAAAAAGGCTGGGAGTCGAGGAGCAGCCGAACTGTGCGAGGATTACATACACTACATGTGCCCAGACTGCGGCACCGAGTGCGACACCCACGCCCAATGGAGCCAGCACATCGAGTTCGTCCACGACTACGTCAGCCGAAGGGGACTTAATTTCCGAAGCATCGACATGCAGATGCAGTGCCTCGAGTGCAAGAAGGTGGGATGAGCTTAAACTAAACTATGATCCTTTGATTTCTAAAACGAACTTTCTTTAAGCAATTCATTTAAACTAACTTTCCACTTTATAGATTGTGACTCCCAATACCATTAAATCACTGCGCGCCCACAAATTTAGCCATTTGTCGCAGCCCGAGTGGGTGCGTTGTAAACTCTGCTACCAGGGTTACACGGATCATCAGGAAATAATCAGAcatctgctgcagcagcatcataTGGATACGCTTATGTCGGAGGAcgccgaggaggaggtgggTGATGCTCCATTGGCCATAGTGGCGGAGGATGAATGCGTCGAGGACAATGGAAACGGCGAGGGAAATGGCGCCCCCTTGGACGAGGACTCGCCCTACTTTGAGGACGCACCCAGACGCGGCGGTCGCATTAGCAGCGACGACATATTCGAGCCACACATCGACTACCTCTGTCCGCAGTGCGGCAAAGAATTCATTGAGAAGAAGCACTGGCGCACCCACGTGGTCATGGCGCACAGCATGAACGATCTGAGCAAGCTAAACTTTGAAATGATAAACGAACGGCAGCTAAAGTGCACCGAGTGCGATAAGATCATAACCAATGCGTATGGAATCCAGAATGCCCAGCAACACAGGATCACGCATCTTCCATTCAAGGCCTACGCCAGGTGTCGCAAGTGCCACAAGTCCTACACGGACCGGAAGGGTCTCGTAAAGCATCTGGCTACCCATCATCGCGTTGGTTGGCCACGAAAGCATTCGGGAGGATGCCCAGCTCCAATACTCACACCCACCAAGCAGCCACGCAAACAGATAGTGACGGTGGCCAATGAAACGTACGAGATAATCTATCTGGACGACGTAGACCAAGGTGGCATGGAGGAGGATAACGACTTTGGCGAACAGATGCAGGCGGAAGAGGATGAATACCCAACTGCGccgcctccaccaccaccaccgccacagCCAACACCTCAAGGGAACCATCAACGCTATAAGTGCGTCCACTGTGGCACACTCTTCGCCACCCAGGCGGCCGTCCGTGTTCACATAAGCGAA is a window encoding:
- the LOC122619068 gene encoding microtubule-associated protein Jupiter isoform X2, encoding MISNFDCTDNQASSKVLRPPGGGSSDIFGSEMPQTPRTVKNRMASNIFAAEKDNGVKNNVRQGAHRFYFIGDAPRRGQKTVDSHNRLFGEPARPITPGKNHMKSSIPFGQNTEAVASAQKLLTTNGHYNGKSGSVSSASSSVSSSTENLKMNSGSRAEGNPVTGEGYKAGGNDFHHRQESSNGGTPVINKNRIPPGGYSSGLW
- the LOC122619068 gene encoding microtubule-associated protein Jupiter isoform X4, giving the protein MISNFDCTDNQASSKVLRPPGGGSSDIFGSEMPQTPRTVKNRMASNIFAAEKDNGVKNNGDAPRRGQKTVDSHNRLFGEPARPITPGKNHMKSSIPFGQNTEAVASAQKLLTTNGHYNGKSGSVSSASSSVSSSTENLKMNSGSRAEGNPVTGEGYKAGGNDFHHRQESSNGGTPVINKNRIPPGGYSSGLW
- the LOC122619068 gene encoding microtubule-associated protein Jupiter isoform X1 produces the protein MAAYAAFKHVELYNVGKAKKRVLRPPGGGSSDIFGSEMPQTPRTVKNRMASNIFAAEKDNGVKNNVRQGAHRFYFIGDAPRRGQKTVDSHNRLFGEPARPITPGKNHMKSSIPFGQNTEAVASAQKLLTTNGHYNGKSGSVSSASSSVSSSTENLKMNSGSRAEGNPVTGEGYKAGGNDFHHRQESSNGGTPVINKNRIPPGGYSSGLW
- the LOC122619068 gene encoding microtubule-associated protein Jupiter isoform X3, with translation MAAYAAFKHVELYNVGKAKKRVLRPPGGGSSDIFGSEMPQTPRTVKNRMASNIFAAEKDNGVKNNGDAPRRGQKTVDSHNRLFGEPARPITPGKNHMKSSIPFGQNTEAVASAQKLLTTNGHYNGKSGSVSSASSSVSSSTENLKMNSGSRAEGNPVTGEGYKAGGNDFHHRQESSNGGTPVINKNRIPPGGYSSGLW
- the LOC122619068 gene encoding microtubule-associated protein Jupiter isoform X5, whose protein sequence is MSTAAAAAGPDTKETSQRESLCPPSPVHIEVPTPPADCLSIDNSCRDSEIGDVPADNSTYTKSDQVNEACQTRRDSGNNPELPHSLDKMAGVANVKEPLGLCPNEVKEDAQACSKLDSRNPITGLGLNGDGVGGLKPKKLKIREGNPVTGEGYKAGGNDFHHRQESSNGGTPVINKNRIPPGGYSSGLW
- the LOC122619068 gene encoding microtubule-associated protein Jupiter isoform X6, encoding MSTAAAAGPDTKETSQRESLCPPSPVHIEVPTPPADCLSIDNSCRDSEIGDVPADNSTYTKSDQVNEACQTRRDSGNNPELPHSLDKMAGVANVKEPLGLCPNEVKEDAQACSKLDSRNPITGLGLNGDGVGGLKPKKLKIREGNPVTGEGYKAGGNDFHHRQESSNGGTPVINKNRIPPGGYSSGLW
- the LOC122621455 gene encoding uncharacterized protein LOC122621455, producing the protein MEGMDLWTSMFSSDFEEGEPESGVAELEDSEQYGNGNDDFLGDTEILDSGDAIDDLLDGDDEEREEEDDYEKNSKGPKEPDPDDDALFDFNMEPIVDIAEPQHQSLAPAGPMGHQVRPTMQRHSFPGTVGRPRLGPGLSVRPTTSQINATDENGVPINYELGVVYICPACGGEFRQQDHWKRHMNHIHKYNTLRGLNFTPLDKLYQRCRECNKRIAMHSRENLLKHKFTHLPFRCTKCYICKREYKYRQDLMVHLRMVHCDEVVAMMREGYNAAGRKTRVRESRTEQLLREKSFRENNDHGEDSDRIEVRNELLEPDADDSGTQEQALSEEVTKKKAGSRGAAELCEDYIHYMCPDCGTECDTHAQWSQHIEFVHDYVSRRGLNFRSIDMQMQCLECKKIVTPNTIKSLRAHKFSHLSQPEWVRCKLCYQGYTDHQEIIRHLLQQHHMDTLMSEDAEEEVGDAPLAIVAEDECVEDNGNGEGNGAPLDEDSPYFEDAPRRGGRISSDDIFEPHIDYLCPQCGKEFIEKKHWRTHVVMAHSMNDLSKLNFEMINERQLKCTECDKIITNAYGIQNAQQHRITHLPFKAYARCRKCHKSYTDRKGLVKHLATHHRVGWPRKHSGGCPAPILTPTKQPRKQIVTVANETYEIIYLDDVDQGGMEEDNDFGEQMQAEEDEYPTAPPPPPPPPQPTPQGNHQRYKCVHCGTLFATQAAVRVHISEKRCRKTVVRRRRQPIMNPADPSAPTVEQNYIFLCPSCGFEYKTQFEWRRHINEVHNFDKRQYLNMRQLDKYRYQCTQCKDIVCNSKLKGLQDHHFRHLPYRLYLKCLICGTCYNHKPNIAAHLRARHSIYDRETPAMVTKPKQVLGRHKDNSRENPKQPSPPPAPALAPAPPSPPACSSSAASSASSRSLKPQPGVLPARPAGLNTLEDSISYHNAVDLDFITYFCPKCNQNFDSHAFWRKHIVEQHNFNSREGLNFRQIDNHHYLCLECYKRVTVTHTKGAIGQLQSHKFRHLPHRSFKCLTCDGEFVRKQMFFKHLNRDTNRCDNRPHRDFDDDEPDHDSLLSGIYHLACPQCGDNFKTHNKKEWREHINDHHGLTKLELLHMSKVGEDVYRCQDCDEELETNRQWVLQFHRIQHLPHAAYIRCKLCKQSSEDGAAAVGELHSLRELQQHIRKHHPSLGDAEMISLIEQIIQEEKEQEEGTEQTNDAENHTGQDSGPYMPLPPHLLDDDGDVEFEDQYLLG